In a single window of the Coffea eugenioides isolate CCC68of chromosome 3, Ceug_1.0, whole genome shotgun sequence genome:
- the LOC113764741 gene encoding polygalacturonase At1g48100 — protein sequence MDSRKWILFIGIIAIFLLQNSSDVEGRHHIHSHKKHKSNNGNAGSPVYAPSPGDPGSDNPDYPPPISSDPSNPPYSDDPGNSSSPVSPDPGNSTTGCTFNVMDFGAVGDGSTDDTAAFRDAWKEACQAESSVLLVPENYVFLITSTIFSGPCKPGLVFQVDGVLMAPNGPDCWPKGDSPQQWLVFYRLNDMTLTGTGTIEGNGEKWWSLPCKPHMGPHGSTLPGPCDSPALIRFFMSSNLMVTNLRIQNSPKFHVKFDGCEGVIIDTVSISSPKLSPNTDGIHVENTKSVGIYNSVIANGDDCISIGPGCSNVDIESVTCGPSHGISIGSLGVHNSRACVSNITVRNAIIKDSDNGVRIKTWQGGAGSVTGIYFEDIQMDNVRNCIIIDQYYCLSKACRNQTSAVYLSDVSFRNIKGTYDVRSPPIHFACSDTVACTNITMSEVELLPFEGILVDDPFCWNAYGIQETLTIPPIDCLLDGMPETVGESNLYACN from the exons ATGGATTCTCGTAAATGGATTTTGTTTATAGGGATCATTGCAATTTTCCTGCTTCAGAATTCAAGCGATGTGGAAGGAAGGCATCATATTCACAGTCATAAGAAGCATAAGAGCAATAATGGAAATGCTGGTTCCCCTGTCTATGCACCTAGTCCTGGTGACCCTGGCTCCGATAACCCTGATTATCCTCCTCCTATTTCTTCAGACCCGAGCAATCCTCCATATAGTGATGACCCTGGAAATTCCAGCAGTCCTGTGTCTCCTGATCCTGGAAATTCTACCACAGGATGCACTTTCAATGTCATGGATTTCGGGGCAGTTGGTGATGGTTCAACTGATGACACTGCTGCATTTAGAGATGCTTGGAAGGAAGCTTGTCAAGCAGAATCAAGTGTTCTTTTGGTTCCTGAAAACTATGTTTTCTTGATCACTTCAACAATTTTTTCAGGACCTTGCAAACCTGGTCTTGTCTTTCAA GTTGATGGGGTCCTAATGGCGCCTAATGGACCTGATTGCTGGCCAAAAGGTGACAGCCCTCAGCAATGGCTTGTATTTTATCGACTAAATGACATGACACTGACTGGAACTGGTACTATTGAAGGCAATGGTGAAAAATGGTGGTCACTACCTTGCAAACCTCACATG GGACCTCATGGCTCAACATTGCCTGGACCATGTGACAGCCCAGCT CTTATACGGTTCTTTATGAGCTCCAATTTGATGGTGACAAATTTGCGAATCCAAAATAGTCCAAAGTTTCATGTAAAGTTTGATGGATGTGAAGGTGTGATCATCGATACAGTGTCGATCTCTTCCCCTAAGCTTAGCCCGAATACGGATGGAATTCACGTCGAGAACACTAAATCTGTTGGAATATACAACTCAGTAATCGCAAATG GCGATGATTGCATATCGATTGGTCCTGGTTGTTCAAATGTCGATATAGAATCTGTCACTTGTGGACCTAGCCATGGGATCAG CATTGGGAGCCTAGGAGTGCACAATTCCCGGGCATGTGTTTCGAACATAACAGTCCGGAATGCCATCATAAAGGACTCAGACAACGGAGTCAGGATAAAGACATGGCAGGGAGGTGCAGGATCTGTAACAGGCATATACTTTGAGGACATCCAGATGGACAATGTTAGAAACTGCATAATCATAGACCAATACTACTGCCTGTCAAAGGCGTGTCGAAATCAGACTTCAGCCGTTTACCTATCGGACGTATCGTTTAGGAACATAAAGGGCACTTATGATGTGAGAAGCCCTCCAATCCACTTCGCCTGCAGTGATACAGTGGCCTGCACAAATATAACAATGTCTGAAGTTGAGCTGCTTCCGTTCGAAGGTATATTGGTAGATGATCCATTCTGCTGGAATGCATATGGGATTCAGGAGACCTTAACTATACCTCCAATCGATTGTTTACTGGATGGAATGCCTGAAACTGTAGGAGAAAGCAACTTATATGCCTGCAATTAG